A stretch of DNA from Nocardioides sp. Arc9.136:
CCACGCGCCGCGCCCGGATCACCCCCGACCAGGTCGGCCTCCCGAGCACCGGCGCACGCCGGGTGCCCGGCCTGCGGCGCAGCGAGGTGGCCACGCTCGCCGGGCTGAGCGTGGAGTACTACGCCCGCCTCGAACGTGGCCAGGTCGCCGGCGCCTCCTCCGGCGTGCTCGAGGCCCTGGCACGGGCCCTGCGGCTCGACGAGACCGAGCGCGAGCACCTCCTCGACCTCGCCCGGGCGGCGGACGGCATCCCCACCTCGGGGCGTGCCCGCCGCCGGGCGCCGACCCGGGCCGCCTCGCGGACCAGCCTGCGGTGGGCGCTCGACGCGATCACCGACGGGGTGGCGTTCGTCCGCGACCCGCGGCAGGACCTGCTGGCGACCAACGCGCTCGGCCGGGCGTTCTACTCGCCGGTCATCGGCGACGGCGGCCGGACGCCCAACCTCGCGCGGTTCCAGTTCCTCGACCCCGCCTCCCGCGACTTCTACCCCGACTGGGAGCTCTTCGCCGAGATGTGCGTGGGCATCATGCGCGCCGAGGCCGGCCGGGACCCCCACGACCGCGGGCTGCAGGACCTGGTCGGCGAGCTGTCCACCCGCAGCGAGGTGTTCCGCCGCCTCTGGGCCGACCACGACGTCCGCCGGCACGGAGCCGGGACCAAGCGGTTCCACCACCCCGTCGTCGGCGAGCTCACGCTGGCCTACGAGGAGCTGGCGATCACCGCCGAACCCGGCCTGGTGCTCATCGTCTACACCGCCGAGCCCGGCTCGCCGTCCGCCGACCGGCTCCGCCTGCTCGCCTCCTGGGCGGCCTCGGAGCAGGCACCGACGTCAGCCCACGAGGGCTGACGGGCCGACCCGGGGTCCGTACCGCCGGGCGACGGCCGGGCGACGGCCGGGCGACGGCCGGGCGTCGTATGCGTCCCGGTGCGTGGGGCACCTCGAGAGCCCACCCGTGCCGCGGCACGACCGCGGCGCACCGACCCCGCAGGAGGACCCCATGGCCACCGGAGAGACCGGCTTCGACGACGTCACCTTCGACCTCATCTCGGTGCAGTACCACTCGCTCAAGGCCGGGCACGACTACGGCCAGTACGTCCGCGACGCGGAGAACGCCGGACAGCAGGAGATCGCCGACTTCTTCCGCGAGGTCATGCAGCAGGACTCCGACCGGGCCCACCGCTGCCACCAGTTCCTCGCCCAGCTCGGCGGCACCGACAACACCTCGCCGCAGAACGGCTCCGCCTGAGCGACCCCCGCACCAGCCCTCCCGGGGACGCCGTGCCCGTCTCCCGGAGGTGCCGGGCGCCCGGGATCAGCCCCAGTCGACGGCGTCGTGCAGCGCCTGCAGCCGCGCCCCGCGGACCGGGTCGTGCTGGGCGACCCAGGCGATCCTGCCGCGCAGGTGCTGCTCCCAGGCCGGCACGCCGTCGCGGTTCTGGCTGTCCGCGCCGTACCGGCGGCAGTTGTGGAGGATCGCGCGGAGCAGGTCGACCTCGGCCCGGGCGACGCGTGGCCGGTCGTTGACGACGAGCCCGCCGAGCGTCTGCCGCCCGGCGCGCGGCATCACGCCGGTCTTGCGCGGGTTCAGCCGGAACCCCTCGTCGCGCACGACCTCCTCGACGGCGTCGAGCAGCCTCGAGGTGCCGCTCCCCCACCCCGCTGCTCCGGAGAGCGCGAGGTCGTCGGCGTAGCGCGTGTAGCGACCGCCCCACGACTGCGCCAGGGCGGTCAGCCGCACGTCGAGCCGGTACGCCGCCAGGTTGGCCATCGCCGGGGAGGTCGGCGCACCCTGGGGCAGGTGCGGCGCCGCCAGCCGGCGGCCCAGCCGCCAGTGCGCGTCGAGCAGCCCGTCGTCGGCCGGTCGCGGGAGGGCCCGCCACGCCGACCGGGGCAGGACGGTGGTCACCAGCCCGGCCAGGCAGTGGGCGACCGGCTCGGGGTAGCCGGCCGTCCGCCACAGGCCGTACACGCGGGAGACCGTGACGCTGGCGAAGAACGCCTCCAGGTCCAGGCGCACGACGACCGGCCGGCCGGCGTGCGGTGCGGCGTACGAGCCCACCGAGCCGCCGGGCCGGAACCCGCGGGCGGCGGCGTGGGGCGGGATGCGCGACGCCACCTCGTCGAGGAGCAGCCGCTGGATGCCCTTGAGCCGCTGCTTGGGCGCCTCGAGCACCCGGATCGCGCCGCTGACCGCGACGCGGTGGCTCACCCGGTAGTGCTGGAGCGGGACGTCCGCGGCCGACCGCGCCAGGCGGCGGGGGTCGGCGAACCAGTCGAGCTCGTCGGGGGTGACCCCCAGGAGGTCGGCCACGTCGTCGAGGCCGTGGAGCACCGGCAGGCGCCAGCGGTTCTCGAGCATCCGGGTGGGGTTCACCGGCTGCACGAGCGGCCGGGCGCGAGCGGCCTTCGCCGCCGCGGGCCGGGTGCTGATCGTGGCGGCCAGCTCGCGGGGCCGGTCGTGCGGCGGGCGCGGGTAGAGCTCCAGCGTCTGCCGAGCCAGGACCGCCAGCCACCTCGGCCGGCGACCCAGGACGACCGCGCCGGCCTCCACCAGCGCCGGGTGCGTCCACCCGCCCGCGAGGAACGCGGCGGCGAGCGCCCGCGCGAGGTCGTCCCTCATCGCGGGGACGACGAGAGCCGGCTGGTGACGGGGTGCGGCAGCGCTGCTCGACCAGTCCCGTCGTGCGCGCGAGGACCTGCAGCGGAGCGCAGCGAGTCGCGCGCGGTGCTGTGCCCGGACGTGCCGGTGGTCCCCGGGGTAGCCCCGGGGAGGCCGACCGGTGTCGCGCACCGGCCCGCCGTCTCGACCAGACGCTGCCGCACGCCACGGACCCTAGCCGCCCGTCGGGCCGCCGGGGACGGGCCCGTGGCTCAGCGGTCGATCATCCGCGCCATCGCCTCGGGGTAGCGCTCCCCCACCACCTTGACCCGGGTCGAGACCTCGTCCAGCTCGGCGAGGTCCTGCGCGTCGAGGACGAGCCCGGCGGCGCCGAGGTTCTCCTCGAGCCGGCTGGTCCGGCGGGTCCCGGGGATGGGCACGATGCTCGGCGACTGCGCCAGGAGCCAGGCGAGCGCGACCTGGCCCACGGTCGCCTCCTTCCGGTCCGCCACCGCGCGCACGCCGTCGACCAGCGCGAGGTTCGCCTGGCGCGCCTCCTGGGTGAACCGGGGCAGGCCCGCACGGATGTCGCCCTCGGAGAACTCGGTGGTCGCGTCGACCGTGCCGGTGAGGAAGCCCCGGCCCAGGGGGCTGAACGGGACGAAGCCGATGCCGAGCTCGTCCAGCGCCCCGAGGATCGCGTCCTCGGGCTCGCGCCAGAACAGCGAGTACTCGCTCTGCAGCGCGGTGACGGGCTGGACGGCGTGCGCCCGGCGGATGGTGTCGACGCCCGCCTCCGACAGCCCGAAGTGCCGGACCTTGCCCTCCGCGATGAGCTCACCGACCGTCCCGGCGACCTCCTCGATCGGCACCTCCGGGTCGACCCGGTGCTGGTAGAGCAGGTCGACGTGGTCGGTGCGCAGGCGCCGCAGCGAGCCCTCGAGCGCCTCGCGGACGTGCTCGGGCCGGCTGTCGACCCGCCGGTCGCTGTCGTCGAGGGAGAACCCGAACTTCGTCGCGATCACCACCTGGTCCCGCAGCGGCTCAAGCGCCTCGCCGACGACCTCCTCGTTGTGGAACGGGCCGTACACCTCGGCGGTGTCGAAGAACGTGACGCCACGGTCGACCGCCTGCCGCAGGAAGTCCACCATCTCCGGGCGCTCCGGCGAGGGCCCGAAGGACTGGCTGATGCCCATGCACCCCAGGCCGATCGCGGAGACCTCCAGCCGGTCGTTGCCGAGCGTGCGCTTGTCCATGTCGTGCTCCTTCGTCGGTCGGTCCGGGCCGCAGCCCCGACCGCCGGTACCCCGCCACGCACGTGTGCGCTCGGTGTGGCGCGGACGACCTTTGACTTCGAGTACTCGAAGTTCCTAGCGTCGAGGACATGAGTGGACCGACCGCGCAGCGCGGCTACACGATCAAGGAGGCCGCAGCGCTGACCGGGCTCCCGGCCAGCACGCTGCGCTACTACGAGTCCATCGGCGTCGTCCCGCCCATCAGCCGCGGCGCGAGCAGCAAGCACCGCGTCTACGACGAGGACGACCTCGACCAGCTCATGTGGGTCGCCTGCCTGGCGGCCACCGGCCTGTCGGTGGCCGACATGCGGCGGTACGTCGCCAACGGCCGGCTCGGCCCGGCGGCCGCCGCCGAGCAGGTGGAGCTGCTCGCCCAGCAGCGCGACCGGCTCCGGGTCGAGGCCACGCAGGTCGCCCTGCGCCAGGAGTACGTCGACCTGAAGATCGCCTACTGGGAGGCGGTCGAGGCGGACGACGACGCCCGCACCGAGCTCCTCTCGGGCCAGGCCCGGGCCCTGGCCGACCGGCTCAAGGCCGTCGGCAAGCCCTAGCCCCACCGACCCACCCACCCGACGACCCACGGCGGACCACCCGGTCCGCGGCTCCGGCCTGCCCGGAGCACCCACCCCACCCCACACACCCACCCACCCACCCCACACCGGGAGAACCCATGCGCGTCCGCGCCTACGCAGCACCCGCCGCCGGCCAGCCCCTGGCCCCCACCACGATCGAGCGCCGCGAGGTCGGCCCGAACGACGTGCTCATCGAGATCCGGTACGCCGGGATCTGCCACTCCGACATCCACACCGTGAACGGCGACTGGGGCCCGCAGCCCTTCCCCGTCGTCCCGGGCCACGAGATCGTCGGCACGGTCACCGAGGTCGGGAGCAGCGTCACGCGGCACGGGGTCGGCGACCTCGTCGGCGTCGGCTGCATGGTCGGCTCGTGCGGCGAGTGCGCGAGCTGCCGCAACGGCGACGAGCAGTACTGCCGTGAGGGGATGGTGCCGACGTACGCCGGCACCGACCGCGACGGCACGACGACCCAGGGCGGCTACTCGACCCACGTCGTGGTCGACGCCGACTACGTGCTGGCCGTCCCCGACGGCCTCGACCCGGCAGCGGCCGCGCCGCTGCTGTGCGCCGGCATCACGACGTACGCACCCCTGCGCCGGTGGGACGCCGGTCCCGGCCGGAAGGTGGCCGTCGTCGGCCTCGGGGGCCTGGGCCACATGGCGGTGAAGATCGCCCACGCCCTCGGCGCCGAGGTGACCGTGCTGTCGCAGTCGCTGAAGAAGCAGGAGGACGGCCTGCGCCTGGGCGCCGACCACTACCACGCGACGTCCGACCCGGCGACCTTCGAGCAGCTCGCCGGCCACTTCGACCTGGTGCTCAACACCGTCAGCGCCGGCATCGACCTCGACGCGTACCTCGGCCTGCTGGCCGTGGACGGCACCCTGGTCAACGTCGGCGCACCCGCCGCGCCGTTGAGCGTCAACGTCATGTCGCTCATCGGCGCCCGCCGGTCCTTCGCCGGGTCGATGATCGGCGGCATCGCGCTCACCCAGGAGATGCTCGACTTCTGCGCCGAGCACGGCATCGGCGCCGAGGTCGAGGTGATCCCCGCCGAGCAGGTCAACGAGGCCTACGAGCGCGTCCTCGCCTCCGACGTCCGCTACCGGTTCGTCATCGACGCGGCCACCCTCGGCTGAGCCCGCCCCGGGGGTCCGCCGGGAATCCCTGACCCGGACGACCGGTTGGGCCCCCGGGAGCACGCGCTCCCACCCGCACCTGCACCCGGACCCAGGAGGCACCACCCCGTGAGCCAGCTCTTCACCCCGATCACCCTCCGCGACGTCACCGTCCGCAACCGGGTGTGGGTGGCGCCGATGTGCCAGTACTCCGCCGTCGACGGCATGCCGGACGACTGGCACCTGGTGCACCTCGGATCGTTCGCCCGCGGCGGTGCCGGCCTGGTCATCACCGAGGCCACCGCCGTCGTCCCGGAGGGCCGGATCTCGCCGGAGGACACCGGGCTCTGGAACGACGAGCAGCAGGCCGCCTGGGCGCGGATCGTGGACTTCGTCCACGGCCAGGGCGCCGCGGCCGGGATCCAGCTCGCGCACGCCGGGCGGAAGGCCTCGACGTACTCCGGGTTCACCGCGGACCGCGGCGGCGTCGCGGACGCCGACGGCGGCTGGCGCCCGGTCGGCCCGTCGGAGACGCCCTACCCGGGCCTGCGCGAGGACCCCGAGCCGCTCGACGCCGCCGGGATCGTCCGCGTGGTCACCGCCTTCGGCGACGCCGCGGAGCGCGCCGTCGCGGCCGGGTTCGACGTGCTCGAGGTGCACGCCGCCCACGGCTACCTGCTCCACGAGTTCCTCTCGCCGCTGTCCAACCACCGCACCGACACGTACGGCGGCGGGTTCGAAGGCCGCGTCCGGCTGACCCTGGAGGTCGTCCGCGAGATCCGGGCCCGGGTCGCCCCCGGCGTGCCGGTGGTGGTGCGGCTCTCCGCCACCGACTGGGTGGAGGGTGGCTGGACCGCCGACGAGACGGTGCGCCTCGCCGGGCTGCTCCGCGAGGAGGGCGTCGACCTCGTCGACACCTCGACCGGCGGCAACGCGCCCGCCGACATCCCCGTCGGGCCGGGCTACCAGGTGCCGTTCGCCCGCCGGGTGCGCACCGAGGCCGACATCCCCTCGGGCGCGGTCGGCCTGATCACCGAGCCCAAGCAGGCCGAGGACGTCCTGGCCGACGGCTCCGCCGACGTCGTGCTGCTGGCCCGCGAGCTGCTGCGCGACCCGCACTGGCCGCTGCGCGCCGCCGCCGAGCTCGGCGTCGAGGGCACCGACCTGTGGCCGGTGCAGTACCGCCGGGCGGCCCGCTGACCCGACCGGTCCGGGGGACCGTCACCCCTCCGCGTACGGCGTGAGCAGCTGGTCGACGGGGGCGTGGTCGTCGGTGAGCGCGTCGGCGCCGCCGACCCAGTCGTCGAGGTCGGCGTCGCCGCGGGCCTCCCAGCCGAGCCCGCGCCGCTCGACCACGCGGGTCACCGCGTCGAGGTCGACGGCCCGGTCGGAGGCGACCGCGACGAGGTTCCCGCCCTGGGTCCCGTCGAAGGCACCGGGCCGGGCGAGCAGCGCCACGTGGTCGAACACCTCGCGCAGGGTCGCCACCTCGGCGCGGGCGAAGTCCAGCGGCCCGTGGTCGATCAGGTTGGCGACGTACGCCCCGTCGGGCCGGAGCACGCGCCGCACCTGCGCCACCGCCTCCCGGGTGGTCAGGTGCCAGGGCACGCTCACCCCGCCGAAGGCGTCGCCGACCACGAGGTCGCGGCTGTCGTCGGGGAGCCGGTCCAGCCCGCGGCGCCCGTCCTCGACGCGCACCTCGAGCCCCGGCCCGGTCTCCAGGCCGAGCCGGTCGCGGTCGACCGCCACGACGCCGGGGTCGATCTCCGAGACCACGCTGGTCGTGCCCGGCCGGACCTCGGCGAGGTAGCGCGGCAGGGTGAGCCCCCCGCCACCGAGGTGGTACGCCGCGAGCGGCTCGCCCGCGGGGAACGTCGCGTCCACGACGGACGCGGCCGCCTGGACGTACTCGAACTCCAGGTGGGTGGCGTCGGCGAGGTCGACGTAGGAGTGGCGCAGCCCGTCGAGCACCAGCACCCGGCCGCTCTCCCGCGCGGGGTCGGCCTCGACACGGGCGCAGTGGTACTGCGTCTCGACGTCGCAGCCGCCCGGTGCCGCGACCGCACCGAGCGCGCCGAGCCCCGTGCCGGCGAGCACGAGCGCCAGGGACGGCCCGGCCGCGCGCCAGCCGCTGACCCGGACGCCCACCACGACCGCGGCCAGCACCAGCAGCACGCCGAGCCCGACGAGGATGCCGCTGACGGGCACGGCCGAGACCAGCACGAAGCCCGTCAGCACGGTGCCGACGATCGAGCCCGCGGTGCCGATGCCGGACAGGCGACCGACGACGGTGCCGGTCTCGGCCAGCGACGTCAGCGCCAGCTTGGTGACCATCGGCGTGACGGCCGACAGCAGCGCGCCCGGGACGCCGATCGTCACGGCGACCGCGAGCAGCAGCAGCGGGCCGCCCGCGGTCTCCGCGGCGCCGCGGACGAGGAACGGCGTCGCGGCCGCCACCACGCCGGACAGGCCGAGCAGCGGTGCCAGCGCGCGGCGCGGGTCGACGACGTCGGCCGCCCGGCCACCGGCCCACGAGCCCAGGGCGATCGCCGCCAGGGCCAGCCCGATGACCAGCGTGTTGGTCTCGAGCGTCAGCCCGAGGTACGGCGCGAGCAGCCGCAGCGCGACCAGCTCGACGACGAGGACCGCCGCGGAGGAGCCGAAGACCAGCGCGGCCGCCTCCCGCGGGCCGGGCACCGCACCGGAGCCGGCGCCACCTCCCGCCACGCGCCCCGCCACCTGCCCCGCCCGCGGCACGAGCGCTCAGCCGATGCGGTCGATGATCAGCGGCTGGGGGGTGAAGCCGGTGTCGGCGGGGGCCACGTCGTACCCGCCCTCGAGCGAGGCGAGGGCCCGCTCGAAGCGGTGCTCGTCGTCGCTGAGCAGCGTGAACAGCGGCTCGCCCTCCGTCACGGCGTCCCCGGGGCGGGCATGCCAGACGACGCCGGCACCGGCCTGCACCGGGTCCTCCTTGCGGGCGCGGCCCGCGCCCAGGCGCCAGGCGGCGAGGCCGACCGACATGGCGTCGAGCCGGGTGAGCACGCCGGTCGAGGGCGCGGCGACGACGTGCTTCTCACGGGCGACGGGCAGCGCGGCGTCGGGGTCGCCGTCCTGGGCGCGGACCATCGCCTTCCAGGCGTCCATCGCCGAGCCGTCGGCCAGCTTGTCGGCGGGGTCGACGTCGGTCACGCCGGCGCCGGCGAGCATCTCGCGGGCCAGCGCCAGGGTCAGCTCGACCACGTCGGCGGGGCCGCCGCCGGCGAGCACCTCGACGGACTCCGCGACCTCGATCGCGTTGCCGGCGGTGAAGCCCAGCGGGGTCGCCATGTCGGTCAGCAGCGCGACGGTGCGGACACCGGCGTCCGTGCCGAGCGCGACCATCGTCCGCGCGAGCTCGCGGGCGCGGTCGACGTCCTTCATGAACGCCCCGGAGCCCACCTTGACGTCGAGCACGAGCGCCCCGGTGCCCTCGGCGATCTTCTTGCTCATGATCGAGGAGGCGATCAGCGGGATCGCCTCGACGGTGCCGGTGACGTCGCGCAGCGCGTAGAGCTTCTTGTCCGCCGGGGCCAGGCCCGCGCCGGCGGCGCAGATGACCGCGCCGATGGACTCGAGCTGCGCCATCATCTCCTCGTTCGACAGCGCCGCGCGCCACCCGGGGATCGCCTCGAGCTTGTCCAGCGTGCCGCCGGTGTGGCCCAGGCCGCGGCCGGAGAGCTGCGGGACCGCGACGCCGCACGCGGCGACCAGCGGGGCGAGCGGGAGGGTGATCTTGTCGCCGACGCCGCCGGTGGAGTGCTTGTCGGCGGTCGGGCGCGAGAGCGAGGAGAAGTCCATCCGCTCCCCCGAGGCGATCATCGCGCCGGTCCACCGCGCGATCTCCCGCTGGCTCATGCCGTTGAGGAGGATCGCCATCGCCAGCGACGACATCTGCTCGTCCGCGACCGCGCCGCGGGTGTAGGCGTCGACGACCCAGTCGATCTGGCTGTCGGACAGCTCGTGGCGGTCGCGCTTGGCGGAGATGACCTCGACGGCGTCGTGCTCAGGCATGCCGCGACCCTACGACCGCCCCGGCACCGCTCGGTAACCCGCGCGGTGACCCACCCGGCGACCCACCCCGTGACCCACCCGGCCGGCGACGGGTCAGTGCGTGACCTCGTCGAGGTCCTCGGGCCCGAACGCGTCGGGCAGCACCTCGTCCATCCCCTTCAGCCCCGAGACCGTCCACAGGCGCAGCCGGCGCCCGCCGTGCTCGAAGAGCAGCTGGCGGCAGCGGCCGCACGGCATGATCACCGACTCCTCGCCGTTCACGCACACGAAGTGGGTCAGCCGGCCACCGCCGGTGACGACCAGCTGGGAGACCAGGCCGCACTCCGCGCACAGGGTCACGCCGTACCCGGCGTTCTCCACGTTGCAGCCGGTCACCACGCGCCCGTCGTCGACGAGCGCCGCCGCCCCCACCGGGTAGTGCGAGTACGGCGCGTACGCCCGGCGCATCGCCTCCACGGCGGCGCTGCGGAGCCCTGCCCAGAGGGCGACGTCCTCGCCCTCGGCGAGCTGGCCCTCGAGCTGGCCCGCGAGCTGGTGCTGGTCTGCCATGTGTCCTCCGTGGGTCCTCCGTCTCCGAGGGCCCAGTGGACCACGCACCCCCGCCGGCCGCCGGGAGCGGCCGCCAGGTTCCAACTCGGTAACTGTTCGAACCCTCGCCTTGCGAAGCACCCTCCCCGCCGGGCACCAGCGGTTACGGTGCCGCGTGGCGCCCCCGGACGAGCGGGGGCTGGGACCTGGAGGAAAGACGTTGAACAAGATGAGGAAGTCCGTGATGGGCGGCATCGCCGTGCTCGCGGCATCCACGATGCTGGTGGCCTGCGGCGACGCGCCGGAGGAGAGCAGCAACGGCGGCGGCAGCGAGGCGAGCGACTTCCTCCCCTGCATCGTCTCCGACGCGGGTGGCTTCGACGACAAGTCCTTCAACCAGCTCAGCTACGAGGGCGTCGTCAAGGCGGCTGAGGAGATCGGCGTCGAGCCGAAGGCCGTCGAGTCCAACAGCGAGAACGACTACGGCCCGAACATGGAGAGCCTGGTCGCCGAGGGCTGCGACATCATCGTCTCCGTCGGCTTCGCGCTCTCCGCGGCCACCGTCGAGTCGGCCACCGCGAACCCCGAGCTGCACTACGCGCTCATCGACGACGCGGCGGACAACGACTTCGACGGCACCAAGGACGCCGAGAACATCAAGCCCCTGCTGTACGACACCGCCCAGGCGGCGTTCCTCGCCGGCTACGCGGCCGCGGACTACAGCAAGACCGGCGTCGTCGGGACCTTCGGCGGCCAGCCGTTCCCGACCGTCACCATCTTCATGGACGGCTTCCGCCAGGGCGTGGAGTACTACAACCAGGAGAAGGGCAAGGACGTCAAGGTCGTCGGCTGGGACGGCAAGAACGGCTCCTTCACCGGCGGCTTCGAGGCCAACGAGAAGGCGACCAACACCGCCAAGCAGCTCCTCGACCAGGACGTCGACGTGATCCTCCCGGTCGGCGGCCCAATCTACCAGGGCGCGCTCACCGCGATCGCCGACTCCGGCCGCGACGTCGCGATGGTCGGCGTGGACGCCGACCAGTTCGAGACCGACCCCGCCACCCAGGACGTCATCCTGACCTCGATCCAGAAGGGCATGGACATCTCGGCCTACGAGACGATCATGGCCGCCTCCGAGGACAACTTCGACGCCGAGAACTACGTCGGCACCCTGGAGAACGACGGCGTCAGCCTCGCCCCGTTCCACAACTTCGAGGACAAGGTGTCCGACACCCTGACCGACGAGCTGGAGCAGGTGAAGGCCGGCATCATCGACGGCTCCATCGAGGTCAAGAGCTACCTCAACCAGTGACACCCGCGCAGAGGGAGGTCGACCACGCCGGTCGGCCTCCCTCTGCCGTACCGTGCAGGTGCCGCGACGCCGACCGCGTCGTCCGGCCCTGCCGCCACCCACCCCTGTGCCGCGAGGACTGACCCATGCAACTCGAGCTGCGCGACGTGACGAAGCGCTTCGGCTCCCTGGTCGCCAACGACCGGATATCCCTGACCGTCGCCGGCGGTGAGATCCACTGCCTGCTCGGCGAGAACGGCGCCGGCAAGTCGACGCTGATGAACGTGCTCTACGGCCTCTACCAGGCCGAGGAGGGCGAGATCGTCCTCGACGGCGAGGTCCAGCACTTCGGCGGCCCCGGTGACGCGATCGCCGCCGGCATCGGCATGGTGCACCAGCACTTCATGCTGGTCCCGGTCTTCACGGTGGCCGAGAACGTCATGCTCGGCAACGAGGAGACCGGCTTCGGCGGCTCCCTCGACCTCGACGCCGCCCGCGCCCGCGTGCGCGAGATCTCCGACCGGTTCGGCTTCCACGTCGACCCCGACGCCGTGGTGGGTGACCTGCCCGTCGGCGT
This window harbors:
- a CDS encoding helix-turn-helix transcriptional regulator, which translates into the protein MDDREGLRREVREFLTTRRARITPDQVGLPSTGARRVPGLRRSEVATLAGLSVEYYARLERGQVAGASSGVLEALARALRLDETEREHLLDLARAADGIPTSGRARRRAPTRAASRTSLRWALDAITDGVAFVRDPRQDLLATNALGRAFYSPVIGDGGRTPNLARFQFLDPASRDFYPDWELFAEMCVGIMRAEAGRDPHDRGLQDLVGELSTRSEVFRRLWADHDVRRHGAGTKRFHHPVVGELTLAYEELAITAEPGLVLIVYTAEPGSPSADRLRLLASWAASEQAPTSAHEG
- a CDS encoding reverse transcriptase family protein; amino-acid sequence: MRDDLARALAAAFLAGGWTHPALVEAGAVVLGRRPRWLAVLARQTLELYPRPPHDRPRELAATISTRPAAAKAARARPLVQPVNPTRMLENRWRLPVLHGLDDVADLLGVTPDELDWFADPRRLARSAADVPLQHYRVSHRVAVSGAIRVLEAPKQRLKGIQRLLLDEVASRIPPHAAARGFRPGGSVGSYAAPHAGRPVVVRLDLEAFFASVTVSRVYGLWRTAGYPEPVAHCLAGLVTTVLPRSAWRALPRPADDGLLDAHWRLGRRLAAPHLPQGAPTSPAMANLAAYRLDVRLTALAQSWGGRYTRYADDLALSGAAGWGSGTSRLLDAVEEVVRDEGFRLNPRKTGVMPRAGRQTLGGLVVNDRPRVARAEVDLLRAILHNCRRYGADSQNRDGVPAWEQHLRGRIAWVAQHDPVRGARLQALHDAVDWG
- a CDS encoding aldo/keto reductase, with protein sequence MDKRTLGNDRLEVSAIGLGCMGISQSFGPSPERPEMVDFLRQAVDRGVTFFDTAEVYGPFHNEEVVGEALEPLRDQVVIATKFGFSLDDSDRRVDSRPEHVREALEGSLRRLRTDHVDLLYQHRVDPEVPIEEVAGTVGELIAEGKVRHFGLSEAGVDTIRRAHAVQPVTALQSEYSLFWREPEDAILGALDELGIGFVPFSPLGRGFLTGTVDATTEFSEGDIRAGLPRFTQEARQANLALVDGVRAVADRKEATVGQVALAWLLAQSPSIVPIPGTRRTSRLEENLGAAGLVLDAQDLAELDEVSTRVKVVGERYPEAMARMIDR
- a CDS encoding MerR family transcriptional regulator, which gives rise to MSGPTAQRGYTIKEAAALTGLPASTLRYYESIGVVPPISRGASSKHRVYDEDDLDQLMWVACLAATGLSVADMRRYVANGRLGPAAAAEQVELLAQQRDRLRVEATQVALRQEYVDLKIAYWEAVEADDDARTELLSGQARALADRLKAVGKP
- a CDS encoding NAD(P)-dependent alcohol dehydrogenase, with amino-acid sequence MRVRAYAAPAAGQPLAPTTIERREVGPNDVLIEIRYAGICHSDIHTVNGDWGPQPFPVVPGHEIVGTVTEVGSSVTRHGVGDLVGVGCMVGSCGECASCRNGDEQYCREGMVPTYAGTDRDGTTTQGGYSTHVVVDADYVLAVPDGLDPAAAAPLLCAGITTYAPLRRWDAGPGRKVAVVGLGGLGHMAVKIAHALGAEVTVLSQSLKKQEDGLRLGADHYHATSDPATFEQLAGHFDLVLNTVSAGIDLDAYLGLLAVDGTLVNVGAPAAPLSVNVMSLIGARRSFAGSMIGGIALTQEMLDFCAEHGIGAEVEVIPAEQVNEAYERVLASDVRYRFVIDAATLG
- a CDS encoding NADH:flavin oxidoreductase/NADH oxidase, coding for MSQLFTPITLRDVTVRNRVWVAPMCQYSAVDGMPDDWHLVHLGSFARGGAGLVITEATAVVPEGRISPEDTGLWNDEQQAAWARIVDFVHGQGAAAGIQLAHAGRKASTYSGFTADRGGVADADGGWRPVGPSETPYPGLREDPEPLDAAGIVRVVTAFGDAAERAVAAGFDVLEVHAAHGYLLHEFLSPLSNHRTDTYGGGFEGRVRLTLEVVREIRARVAPGVPVVVRLSATDWVEGGWTADETVRLAGLLREEGVDLVDTSTGGNAPADIPVGPGYQVPFARRVRTEADIPSGAVGLITEPKQAEDVLADGSADVVLLARELLRDPHWPLRAAAELGVEGTDLWPVQYRRAAR
- a CDS encoding fused MFS/spermidine synthase; translated protein: MAGGGAGSGAVPGPREAAALVFGSSAAVLVVELVALRLLAPYLGLTLETNTLVIGLALAAIALGSWAGGRAADVVDPRRALAPLLGLSGVVAAATPFLVRGAAETAGGPLLLLAVAVTIGVPGALLSAVTPMVTKLALTSLAETGTVVGRLSGIGTAGSIVGTVLTGFVLVSAVPVSGILVGLGVLLVLAAVVVGVRVSGWRAAGPSLALVLAGTGLGALGAVAAPGGCDVETQYHCARVEADPARESGRVLVLDGLRHSYVDLADATHLEFEYVQAAASVVDATFPAGEPLAAYHLGGGGLTLPRYLAEVRPGTTSVVSEIDPGVVAVDRDRLGLETGPGLEVRVEDGRRGLDRLPDDSRDLVVGDAFGGVSVPWHLTTREAVAQVRRVLRPDGAYVANLIDHGPLDFARAEVATLREVFDHVALLARPGAFDGTQGGNLVAVASDRAVDLDAVTRVVERRGLGWEARGDADLDDWVGGADALTDDHAPVDQLLTPYAEG
- a CDS encoding thymidine phosphorylase; this translates as MPEHDAVEVISAKRDRHELSDSQIDWVVDAYTRGAVADEQMSSLAMAILLNGMSQREIARWTGAMIASGERMDFSSLSRPTADKHSTGGVGDKITLPLAPLVAACGVAVPQLSGRGLGHTGGTLDKLEAIPGWRAALSNEEMMAQLESIGAVICAAGAGLAPADKKLYALRDVTGTVEAIPLIASSIMSKKIAEGTGALVLDVKVGSGAFMKDVDRARELARTMVALGTDAGVRTVALLTDMATPLGFTAGNAIEVAESVEVLAGGGPADVVELTLALAREMLAGAGVTDVDPADKLADGSAMDAWKAMVRAQDGDPDAALPVAREKHVVAAPSTGVLTRLDAMSVGLAAWRLGAGRARKEDPVQAGAGVVWHARPGDAVTEGEPLFTLLSDDEHRFERALASLEGGYDVAPADTGFTPQPLIIDRIG
- a CDS encoding cytidine deaminase, encoding MADQHQLAGQLEGQLAEGEDVALWAGLRSAAVEAMRRAYAPYSHYPVGAAALVDDGRVVTGCNVENAGYGVTLCAECGLVSQLVVTGGGRLTHFVCVNGEESVIMPCGRCRQLLFEHGGRRLRLWTVSGLKGMDEVLPDAFGPEDLDEVTH
- a CDS encoding BMP family protein produces the protein MRKSVMGGIAVLAASTMLVACGDAPEESSNGGGSEASDFLPCIVSDAGGFDDKSFNQLSYEGVVKAAEEIGVEPKAVESNSENDYGPNMESLVAEGCDIIVSVGFALSAATVESATANPELHYALIDDAADNDFDGTKDAENIKPLLYDTAQAAFLAGYAAADYSKTGVVGTFGGQPFPTVTIFMDGFRQGVEYYNQEKGKDVKVVGWDGKNGSFTGGFEANEKATNTAKQLLDQDVDVILPVGGPIYQGALTAIADSGRDVAMVGVDADQFETDPATQDVILTSIQKGMDISAYETIMAASEDNFDAENYVGTLENDGVSLAPFHNFEDKVSDTLTDELEQVKAGIIDGSIEVKSYLNQ